The following is a genomic window from Oligoflexus sp..
TACATGAATAATCCGCCGGGGATGAGCCTCGATGCCGCCCGGCATCTGATCGAAGAAGGTGGTGCGATGATCGTTGGCGCGGATAATTTAAGCTTCGAAACCTTCCCCTCCGAAGTCCCGGGGAATTACGTGCCGCTTCATACCTATCTTTTGGCTCAGAAGGGAGCACCCATCATCGAACTGGTTTTTCTTGAAGAGCTGGCGCGGGACAGGATTTATGAGTTTGCTTTTATTGCCGGATCGTTGAAACTGAGAGGCGCGGATGCTGCTCCCTTGCGGCCCATCGCGCTTCCCATCCGTCGCTAACTGAAGGAGTTGGATATGGCTTTTGAAATGCTCGTTGGCCTTAATGTGGTGGATGACGAGGCCTATAGCGCCTATCGCCGTGGCATGACGCCCATCATGGAACGATACGGGGGCAGTTTTCGCTACGATTTCAGGGTGGAAAAGACTTTGAAGAGTGAAGTCTCCCACCCGATCAATCGGGTCTTCATCATCAGCTTTCCTGATTTGGATGCGCGAAAGGGATTCTTTGCGGATCCTGAATATCAGAAAGTCAGGAAGGAATTCTATGTTCCCGCTGTGAAAGATACCGCGATTCTTTGGGAACATAACTCGTGACCGTGAAGGCCCCGGTTTCAGGACTGGGGCTTAATTCACTCCGTATCGCGCTTTGATGCGGTTGAGCTGCCCGCTCTTTTTCAAATCCTCGATGCCTTTATCCAGGACCTGCCGCAATTTCTTCCGAAGCTCCGGCTGCTGGGTCGCGATGCCCACATGCAGATCGGTGTAAAGATGCTCCATCGGTAGCTCACCCGCAATCTGCACGCTGTTTTCCAGTCCGTGGCGCCGCGCGTGATAAAGAAAGGCATTGCGATCGGACGGCACAATAGTCACACGCTGACTGGCGAGCATCTGCACCTGCTGATCGGTGCCCAGATCGCTGGCCAGGGTCAGGATATACTTTCTCTGGGCCGGATCATTGATCAGGGCACTGATCACCGGGGGATAGCCATAGTCGCGAATAACGGCCATGCTCTGCCCCTTCAGCGACTCCTCGCCTTTGAACCGCCAGCTGCTGCTTTTATGGGTGAACAGGCGTCCCTCGATTGTCCCGAGAGGCAGGCTATTGCGCTCAAGCTTCAGCTCTTCCGTCTCGTAGCGCGTCAAAGGAACGACGAGCTCCAACTGACCTTTCTGAGCCATGGTCTTTAGGCGTGCCCAGCTGCCCTTGATGGCCACCACCTTATAACCCTGGGCTTCCAGGACCTGTTGAACAGTATCCACGAAATAACCATTTTTAGCGTCTTTCAGACAGCTGTAAGGACAGAAATCGTCATAACCAAGGCGTATAGATTCAGGGCCGTCACTGAAGGCGAGGCTGGAAAGTCCAAGAAGCAAGCAGCCCAGGCGTAGGTTCCAGGACATGATGGGATACTCCTGAGTGAGGCGGAATTTGCTCATTCTAGGAGACTTGCTCGGTAAAAATCACGCAGAACTTTGGGGAATTTATGTAAG
Proteins encoded in this region:
- a CDS encoding DUF1330 domain-containing protein; its protein translation is MAFEMLVGLNVVDDEAYSAYRRGMTPIMERYGGSFRYDFRVEKTLKSEVSHPINRVFIISFPDLDARKGFFADPEYQKVRKEFYVPAVKDTAILWEHNS
- a CDS encoding substrate-binding periplasmic protein, giving the protein MSWNLRLGCLLLGLSSLAFSDGPESIRLGYDDFCPYSCLKDAKNGYFVDTVQQVLEAQGYKVVAIKGSWARLKTMAQKGQLELVVPLTRYETEELKLERNSLPLGTIEGRLFTHKSSSWRFKGEESLKGQSMAVIRDYGYPPVISALINDPAQRKYILTLASDLGTDQQVQMLASQRVTIVPSDRNAFLYHARRHGLENSVQIAGELPMEHLYTDLHVGIATQQPELRKKLRQVLDKGIEDLKKSGQLNRIKARYGVN